In Flavobacteriales bacterium, the DNA window GATCATGGTTTCCCCGTTTTCCGTCAAGACTGATTCCGGGTGAAACTGAACACCACGCACATCATAATCCTTGTGCCGGAGCGCCATGATATTCCCGTCATCATCAACCGCTGTTACTTTGAGTACATCCGGGAAATTCTCTTTTCCAACGATCCAGCTATGATATCGACCGATGGTCAGTGGCTGAGGCACATGGCGAAACAAGACCTCCTCAGGGTCAGTCACAGAAGCGGTTGTAGACACACCATGCATCACCTGCGGAATATTTACCAGGGTGGCGCCAAACACTTCACCGATGGCCTGATGCCCCAGGCACACACCCAATATACTTTTGGTGGCAGCATGTGTCCGGATCAGATCCAGAAGAATACCTGCTTCGGATGGAATACCCGGACCGGGGGACAATAATATCTTATCATAGGCAGCAGCTTCGTCCACCGTGATCTTATCATTCCGGAATACGTCGAGGTCGTGATAGCCCAGACGCTGCACCATATGAACCAGGTTATAGGTAAACGAATCGTAGTTGTCGAAAATCAGGATGCGCACGTTACAGTTCCTCCGCTTTAGCCAGGGCGTTATTAAGCGCCGCCAGTTTATTCTTCACTTCATTCTTTTCACTTTCCTCCACGGACTTCTCCACAATTCCAGCGCCGGCCTGATAATACAAGCGATTGTTCTTGCTCAGGAAAGACCGGATCATGATGGCATGATTAAAATCCCCATTGAATCCCAGGTAACCCAGGCAACCTCCGTAAAAACTCCGACCTCCCCTTTCATATTGGTCGATCAGTTGCATGGCCATGTGTTTGGGCGCACCGGAGAGGGTACCCGCCGGAAAGGTCTCTGCCACTACCCTTAGTGGCGACACACCGGCATTCAGCTTCCCGGAAACTTTTGATACCAGATGGATAACATGGGAATAGTATTGGATTTCCTTAAAAGTCTCCACATGCACATCGGCACAATTCCGGCTGAGGTCGTTGCGAGCCAGATCCACCAGCATCACGTGTTCTGCATTTTCCTTGGGATCCTCCATCAGATCCAGGGCGGCTTTCTGGTCGGCCTGGTCGTCACCTGTGCGGCGGAAAGTCCCGGCAATCGGAAAAATGCTGGCCGTGCCATCCTTCACCACGATCTGTACTTCGGGAGAAGAACCGAATATTTTAAAGTTGCCGTAATCGAAATAAAAGAGATAGGGTGATGGGTTCACGGAGCGAAGGGTACGGTAAACATTGAACTCATCGCCTTTGAAACCGCGACTGAATTCTCGTGAGAGTACAATCTGAAATACATCTCCACGGTGACAATGTTCTTTGCCTTTGGCAACGATTTCCTTGTATGCCTCATCGGTGAAATTGCTTTCTTCTTCACCGGTCTTTTGAAAGCGGTATGTTGCGAAGTTCTTGTTCTTCACGAGGGAGATCACCTGATCTATCCGGCTCTCCTGTCCATCTGTGAGATGCTCGAAGATGTTTACCTCGTTGTTGAAATGGTTGACTGCAATAATGTAGCGATACACTCCATACATCAGATCCGGTATCTTCTTGCCTTCGGCGACTTTGTTTTTCAGCTCTATGTCTTCATAGTACCTGACCGCATCATAGCACATATAACCAAAAAGGCCATTGGATATCATGCCTTTGGGTGCCTTATCCTGCTCAAATGAGGCCGCAAATTCTGACAGGGCATCCACCACCTGACTGCGGTTTGCAATGGCAGCGGCGCGACTATCGCCATCCGGAAACCGCTCGTGGATCGTTTCATCCTCCACCCTGAATGTCGCAATGGGATCACAACATATATATGAGAACGCATTCTCATTGCCATGATAGTCCGAGCTTTCAAGCAAAAGGCTGTTCGGGAACTTATCCCTCAACTGAAGGTACATACCCACCGGGGTAAAGGTATCGGCGAGTAATTTTCTGTGCTGGGTTTTGAAAGTATATACCGCCGTTTCTGTGCTGGCTTCCATAGTTATTTGTTTTCTTTCGTTGGCAAATCTGCAAAAAAAAAGCCCACTGAATGAACAGCGGGCCGTTATATGATTGACAACATCATGGCATGGACTGTTCACCTGTCAGGTCAACATCCACCACCAAGATTGATTGTTGTTATTCTTCATAGCGGTACAAATGTAGAAAAGAATTTGATAATATGGTAAAAGTATCCGAGATATGATGACTTGTATATAATGGAATATAGCTTTAAGCCTCAGGATAGTCCGACGAAGGTGCAACTTTCACCGGTCCGCCCACTGCCCACTGCCCACTGCCTACTGCCTACTGCCTACTGCCTACTAACTACTTTCTACTATCTTAGTGCCATGAAGTTAGCCACATCCATACCGATCAAACCCTTGCATCGCCATTTCATCCTTTGGGCGGTGGTGCTGGTCGGTTTTCATCAGGTGGCCTTCATGCAGAACATATTGCAGTGGGATATGCTGGATGCATTTCTGCCGTGGCGGAAGTTTATCGGCGAATCCCTTCGCAATGGAATGCTGCCCTTATGGAATCCTTATGAACATCTGGGCTACCCCTTTCATGCCGATCCTCAATCCGGGGCATGGTATCCTGTAGCTTGGCTTTTAGGGCTGCTAACAGGTTATTCCGTTTATGGCATTCAGCTTGAGTACATCCTGCATCTTTTTGTTGCAGCCTCGGCCATGTACGTGCTATCATCTACCCTTGGCATGAGTTCCACCTCGTCGATGATCACGGCACTGTCTTATTCTATGGGAAGTGTCTTCGTATCCAATGCGCAACATCTGACGTGGATCGTAAGTGCGGCGTGGTTGCCTTTTGCGCTGTCGGCATGGCTACAGTTTCTGAACACCCTACGCTTGAGGCACATCATCAAATTCGCTTTATTCATCGCCCTCATGATCACCGGTGGGTATCCGGGCTTTTTGTTTATTCTTTTTTACCTGTTGATCGTCATTTTCATTCTTCGCATCATTGAATGGAGGAAGCTGAAACAGAAGAATGTCATTTTACCATTGCTGAAAGGCGGGGGCATCGGGTTAGCATTGCTTCTGGCATTGACATCCGGGTATATTCTGTCTATTGCAGAGTCCATCCCTTTGATGTCCAGAGGCAACGGGATCAACCTCAGTCGGGCATTATTCGGACCTTTTTCGCTGCAATGCATGTTGTCATTTATGTTTCCCTATTCCACGGTTAAAGATGGGGAGTATTTCGGCACGGATATTTCCATGGCCAACGGTTATGCAGGAATCATCGCCGCTTCTTTTTTTCTGTTGGCCCTGATCAGGCGCATCAACCGCAAAGAATGGACCTTCATGATTTTCGGTCTGGTATGTCTGCTGGTGGCCTTCGGTGACCTGTTACCTTTGCGTGAGTGGCTTTACCTTTATGTTCCTTTCATGAACATGTTCAGATTCCCTTCCCTCTTCCGGATTTTCGCGGTATTGTGCTTTCTTGTTCCCGTAGGATTTTCCATAGACTATGTACTGGCCAAGAGGCGTACCCGGATACTGAGCGCTGTGACCATTCTGCTTGCCACCATCATGACCGGATTTGTGTTTTATCATATGGATCGCTCTTCCTACCTCAAACCAGTTACCGAAGGCGCCGGATGGTTTAAACTGGCGGGAGATGCCACGCGATCTGACCATATTGTATTTCAAGGGATCATACAACTGAGCCTACTGGCAGCATTCCTTTCCGTCCTTTTCTACGCCCGCAAGAGTTTCCGTATTCACTACTACCTGCTGGCTCTGGTTGCGACGGATATGGTGATTGCAACACAGCTTAATCTACCGTACACGGTCGTTAACGAATTCAGTCCTATTGCGAGTCAGCATGAGCTGAACAACTACCCCAGCGGATTTCCCGTTCCTGCCAAAAGTCCGGTGATCAGTCACAACGACTTCAGCGTACCTAATTCCCCATTCTGGCGGAACACGAATATGTATGCCAAACGGATATCCGCGGATGGTTTCAATCCATTTATCCTGAACCGGTTTGATCTGTTGTATAATGCGCCCGCAAGGGATTCCGCATTGAACAGACCGTTCATCCACCTGAGCCATAACCTGGAATATGTGGAACAGGAAACCAGTATTAAAAGCATGTCTGCCAGATCGGCGCACGTTGTGGTCACCAGTGCACCGGAGATGAAGTCGATCATCGGGACGCTCGGTCATCATTCCAGCGACCGCTTTCGTATTTCGGATTACAACCCTCAACACATAACCACGGAGGTAGAGATTAAGCAACCCCAGATCATGACCTTGTTACAAAACGACTACCCCGGTTGGGAAGCAAGGATCGATGGCGAGAAAGTCAAACGTTTCCGGAGTTACTTCACCCTGCAAAGTGTAGCGGTACCTCCGGGAAAGCACACCGTTGAATTCATATACCGCAAAGGATGGGCACCCGTGAGTTTCTGGCTGGCCCTGATCGGGTTTGTGTGGGTGGTATGGTATCTGGTGAAGCCGGTGAATAAACCACCAGAAGAGGTGGTGGCACGATAAGTTCCGGTTGATGTGCCGCTCACCAAACTCCAAACCTAGGGTCTGTTTTGCCTGATAAATGCTGTCGGATCTTTGTATCCGTTTGTTTCTGAGCTATAGCCACCACCCAAATCCATACCAACACTATCACGCAGTTCCAGATGGAGGTGGGCAAGATAGGCTCCATGCGCGGTACCGATCGTTCCAATTGGACTCCCTCTTTGTACCCAGGCCAATTCATTAACCAGCATTGTATCCAGATGCGCATACAGAGATTCAACGTATTCTTCTGTATCCGGCCTTTCAAACCGGTGGATGATCCGAATCACATTTCCCCATCCTGCACCCTCATCCTGCACAAAACTTACCCTTCCGTTAGCGACGGCATACACGGTGTCACCCAGGTCGGTATTGCCCCTACCCACGCCATTCCAGTCATCACCGAGATGATCGTTCTCACCAAATTTCTGTGCATTGTAGTAACCCCGGGCATCGGGGCGACCAACAGGGAAATCAAAACCATCGGCAATAAGGGCATCCGACTCGTTGAACCAACGAACATATTCCGGTTCCTCAAATGAATCATGCATGGAGGTCTCCGTATCTATTTCAACCGTAGATGTATTGTCGGGTGGGGTGGTGCAAGCACCTGCGATGATTATCAGAAGAAGCCTGTTCATATTACTTTTATCATTTGCAATATACAACGGTCGGTTGGAATGAAATATGCTTTGCAATACGCACAAACACCGATTTATTGTAAATTGACCCGACTATGAACAAGGCCTGGATGATCTTTCTACTCTCCATTCCCCTCCTTTGCCATGCACAGGAAGATGACAAAGCACTGTTGTTGCAGCGTACACTCAACATGCCGTTCATCCAGAAAACGCTGGACGAAGAAGGTCAGGTGGTTGAAAAAGCAACGGTTATCCTTCAGAATGACCTGGTATCCAAAGGCACGACGCTTAGCGAAAACGGCCAACCGGTGGCCATCCTGACCAAAGAAGAGTTGCGGGAGAAGAAGATCACACGGTACCGTGAGTATGTCAGCATCAGGATAGATGGGAATAAGGCCATGATACGCTTCATTCCGCATGGCGGTGGCGTAAAAGGTTCTCTTTGGTTTGAAAAAGCCGGCGACACATGGCTGGTAAAAAAGATTCGCATCACCCAGAACTACCGCACCTACATCTGGAAGGAGGGAAAGAAAAACCAAAAGCTTCGGAAAACAAAATCTGCCAATTAACCGGGAGAAGGTGATTGTTCATTCGCGTCACGGCGAAGCGGACTACAACGTCTTGATCAACCGCCGATTCATCAGAATACCTATATGAATGGCATGTGCGGGAGAGGTATACGCCCTTATATCACTGACTGGAATTTCAAACGCATAACCAACAGATACATTCTGATGCGTTAGCCCGAAGACCGGAGCAAAGGCATCTCCCGTTCGCAGTGAAAGCCCTGTCCACACATTGGCATTGTCCATGTAATGGTAATAAACCCTGGTGGTGATGTCCGCCTGAAATCCTGCTGCCCCCATTCGTATGAGCATCAACGGTTCAATCATCCATACTTTTTTAAAACGACGACCGTAAGCACCTGACAACACAACCTGGGTGGATTGGTCCTGGCTATTGAATGATCCGTTGCCCGACTTTTCACCCGGTCCCAATATATTCATCACCGACCATCCCAGATGATAGGTATCAGTAGTGTATCGCTGACTTCCGTAACGGTCACTGTAAAACAGCATCCCCACCGAGGCATTCCACCTCATTTCCGTGGAGGTCATTTCCATAATAAGTGGATCGTTCATATCGGCAACAACCAATTTATCCTTCTGAATGGCATAATGAGTAGCTCCCAGTGCCAGACCGAAGGCACATTTGTTGTACCGTCTTTTCACCTCCGCATGATAGGCATAAGATAATTGCAGTCTCGTGTATGATACCGGACCGATGCCGTGGTACTCCAAACCGCCACCCATGCCCATCGTTCGATGATTCGGAGGACCGGATATCAGGGAATGATAAGAGACGGATTGATGAACCGGACTGTTATCCAGGCCAGGATTGGGTTTTTGATAGGACAACCAGAACGGATTGAATATTTTACTTCCGGTGGTTGCAGGATTAAGGTAGTAATCATTAAATAGATAACTGCCGCGTACCGGATAAAGCTGGGCATTAACAGCCAACGGTGCAACAACGCCCGTCAGAATGAGGAATAGCAACAACCTATTCCTTTTACTTTTCACTCGCGGGCGTGTATGATTAATAACGTTCCTGAGAATTGCTTTCCGGTCACACCCTGAACCACCACATAAAGGTATGGGCCTGCAGGTAGTTGCTCACCACCGCTATCTGCTCCCGACCAATCATTATTATATGACATACTCTCAAACACCTCTTTCCCCGCCGTATTGAACACCCGCACCATCGTTCCGGGATAGGTTTCCAATTGTTGAATAAACCAGACATCATTGACACCATCGCCATTTGGCGTGAACGCAGTGGTAATGCAAAAACGGGAGGTATCAGAACACACATCCTGGCCCTTTAAAACCGGGACATACGCCATCATTAGCAGAAGGCCGGATACGATAGAAATGCGTAATCGGAACATTGCCTAAAGGTACAAAACCGTTGCATGCATCCACACACCATTTATCACCCGAGGGATTTTGTTTATATTAACCGTGTAAAAGATAAATTATGTTTAAAACAGCATTGAGTATATTAATATGCACATTTGTTTCATTGTCCGTTATTGGACAAGATGTGCAGCAATTAAGGGATGAAGCAAGTGTTTTTTTCGCTAAAGGAAACCTGAAATCCGCTCTTAAGTCAATAGACAAGGCACTGAAAATTGACACGACCGATTGCGAGTTGTTTCGAATCAAGGCATTCTATCTTGATGAAAACAATCAATCCCGTGAAGCCTATGATCTGCTCACAAAAACCATTTCAAAATTTCCAAAGGTGTCCGGACTTTTCCTTGACCGTGGAAATATTTTTCTCGCATGGGATGACTATAATGGAGCGGCCAGCGATTTCGGAAAGGCTTTTGAATATGCCGAGAATGATACCATGAGACGGTTGGCCATTATGAACCGCGGTGTGGCAAAACTCCGTCGGCGTCAATTTGAAAGCGCTTATGAAGATCTGATGACAGCTTACAAATATGACACGAATGATCTCGCTACACTGATCAATCTGGGTGGAATATGTGACGAAATCGGACGCGGAGATGAAACGCTGACATACCTTCTCAAAGCAGTGCAGGTAGATTCTACCAATCCCGGTCCATACGTGAATATCGGTTTTAAATATCAGCATATGGGGGAATATGAAAAGTCCATCCCCTATTTTGACAAGGCACTTAAGTTGAACCCCAATGAACCGCTCAGCTATAGCAACAGGAGTTACAGTAAACTGAAGTCCGGCGACCTCAAAGGGGCCATGCAGGATATTGAGAAATCGCTTAAGCTGTATCCGAACAATTCCTGGGCATATAAAAACCGTGGCCTGATTTTTCTCGAACAAGGGGAAAAAGACAAGGCATGTGCAGACTTCAGAACATCTCTCAACCTTGGTTTCACAACCAATTACGGCCCGGAAGTAGAGCAGCTGATCGAGGAGCATTGCGAAAATTAAAGAGCAGCCGGTTCATCCACTTCTCACATGATCCCGCAAACCTATCACACCCGGAAAGCAAAACCGACAGTCATAGGCATCACAATGGGCTTTCTGATCCTGTTGGTCTCCACTGTGCTTCCACTTGTATTGCCATCAGAAGAACCTCTGAAATGGCACTGGAGTATGGGTTTCGCCATCATCTTCGTAGGTTTTTTCTATGTGGTAATGATCTCCTCGCTGCTTCGATTATTCACACGTTTTGAGATCAGCAACCGGGGCATTTTGATCCGGCCGATGCTCAGACCTTCGGTGCAGCTGAGTGCTCATGACATCGCATCGGTGGAACTTGTCACCGCGGAGGATTATGAGCGATTGACGGCAGACATGATGAATGAAGAAGAACGCATAGCAAAGTCAGCCGATCTGATAGGTTATGTACAGTTGATCAAACGGAAATCTCCAGAATACAAGTACTTGTCGGTTACCCCTGTGGTTGCCACCATATCTTCCGGAAACAGAGAAGCGATACACACCAAAAAGGTACGTGTTCATCATGATATTTGTATGATCACCCTAAAAGATGGGAATCGGCTGTTCATCTCCCCAAAAAACGAACGCGACTTTGTGGATACAGCCAGGAAACTCGGGTTGACGGACGGGCAATGATCAATCGACAGGATGGTCGGCTATGCCAATTTCAATTTTGCTTTTTGCTCCGATATCGGACCGTTTGTCAAAAGTAAATTCAAAATAACCCGCGTCTCCGGCCTTCTGTTGCACTTTCATAGTACTTCGTCCAATCTCGCGGCGATCGCTATCATACGCTGTTGCCTGAAGTGATGCATCAAACGGCTGATTGAAAATCAGGTAAAGAGTAACCACATACATATGTCTCTCCCCTCCGTCATATGCCACGTCATGTTTGGTCATGGCGATTCCATTATTCGTTAACTCCTGAGACAAGGCAACATCGCACCGCAACGTTTCTTTAACGCCATCGGAAACGCCAACAACAAACTCTGTTGCAGATTTCCCGACGGTCTCACCACCCTTGTTAATGGTTTCCTTGGTCTTACTCTTAACCCAATCACAGGAAGTTGTGATGAAAAGCAATGAACCTAGCAAGCAAGCCGGAATGATCTTCATATTTATATATTTTCTATACTTAAAAGGCTAATGATTATTCTTTGTAAATGTAAGAAGTATGGGGGGATTTTTTGTAGGCAGGAGGCTGTAGGCAGGAGGCAGGAGGCAGTGCAAGGCTATAGAGATTGGACAATTGTACACTATCCGCGAATACTTATTATCCATTGTCTGATGTCTATTTTCTAAAGTCTTATGTCCCGCGACTATTATCTAATGTCTATTTACTAATTCCCGTCGCCATCAACGATGACCCACCGATCCGCCAGCACCACCTCAGCAGGTGAAGATCGATCCACATAAGAAATCGCAGAAATACATCAGCCATCATGCCGGGTGGTTGAAAACCGGCAACAACAAACCGGTCTTTCATAAATAACAACACTCCTTTTCTAGCCAGGATCACCGGCAGAGCGGTAAACCCCCAGTACGAGAACGATGCTCCGGAAAGGCCTGTTCGTTTGAACAAGGCCGATATCTCATTTTTATTGTAGCGCCTGACATGTCCGTCTTCCTTATCATACCTGCTGTATAACCATTGAAAAGCGGGCACATTTATTAACACCCGTCCTCCCGGTTTGAGATGATCCAGGCAGGCTTCCAGAAATGCCTGATCATTATCGATGTGCTCTATCACATCCATCAACAAGACGGCGTCATAAGCGCCCACCATGTCAGGATGACGGTCGAATACATTATATGTAAGCAGACGCCCACGCCCCTTCCCTGCTTTTTCAAGCGCAAACATATTCAGGTCTGTAGCGTCTACCGTGACGTCATATGCTTTTTCAACCTGGTCGCGAACGACACCATTGCCGCAACCAATCTCAAGAAGTTTCATGCCTGGTTTTAGGTACGCCCCATACAATCGCTGAAATGACCGGAAACGCCACTGAATCCAGAAATGATCCTGGGTAGCCATGTCATACCAATCGTTACTCATGGAAACGGGAAGGGGTTCGGATAAGCGAACGATCTCCACCATTAGATGCCGGTTACTGATTTCTGGTCAACAATGTGCTCTTTCACAATAAACCGCGGACGCCCCTTGGTCTGTTGAAAAATACGCACCACATACTCCCCCACCACTCCTATTGAAATAAGCTGAACACCACCGAGCATAATAATGGCCACAAGGATACCTGTAAAACCTGACGGAACATCATCAAACCAGAACTTTCGCACGAGGGTATAGGTCAGATAACCGAGCGATAACAGAATGGCATAAAGTCCGAGACTGGTGATAAAACGGATGGGTAAGGCACTGAAATTAAAGATGCCGTTATAGGCCAGGTTGACCAGCATCCTTAAACTATATTTAGATCGGCCCGCTTTTCTTTCAGCGCGCTCATATTCAAAACCGTATTGCTTAAATCCGACCCATGACCTCATTCCACGAAGAAAGCGATTGTCCTCCGGCATGTCATTTAATATGCGTACCACTCGTGTACTCATCATGCAGAAATCACCGCTGTCCGCATGAATACGGATGTTGGTCATCCGTCGTTGAATGCGGTAAAAAAGAAAGTATGCCAGTTTTTTTAATAGTCCTTCCTTTCGTTTCCGTCTGACCGCATACACCACATCGTACCCTTCCTTCAATTTCCTGAAAAAATCGAACACCAGTTCCGGTGGATCTTGTAAATCACCGTCAATAATCATCACGGCCTCTGTGGCCCTGACATGCATGAGTCCGGCTGAAAGGGCCTGTTGATGTCCGAAATTCCTGGATAGAAAAACTGCTTGAAAGCGCCCGTCTTCTACAGCCAGTTGCTCCATTAGTGCAGGTGTGGAATCTGTGCTTCCGTCATCCACCATCACTATCTCCAGGGAGTAATCGGGAGATTTCATGATTCCCTGTAATCGTTCCTTCAGCAATGGGAAAACCTCTTCTTCATTGTAAAGGGGAATAATGATGGAGATGGCTGGATGCATGTGGCCTTGCTTGGGATTTTCCACAAAATAAAAAAACTATCGTCACAATGATCGATTGCCGGAGAATTATGCCCGTATGTTGAATCCGCAAATCGTTCTACCTTTGCACCATGTCCAATCCGGTACATATAAAGAATCGCAAGGCGGGTTTTGAATACCACTTGTTGGAGAAGTTTACTGCAGGCATGGTATTGACCGGCAGTGAGATCAAATCCATCCGTGCCGGCAAAGCCAACCTCAACGACGCATTCTGCGCCGTACTGAGCAATGAACTGTGGGTCCGCAACATGCACATTGCACCTTACGAACACGCAGGCTATGCAGGTCATGAAGAAAAACGCGACAGGAAATTGCTTGTCAAACGCCGGGAATTAGAGAAGATTGAGAAGTTGCTGAAAGATCAGGGGTTAACCATCATTCCGCTGGCATTATTTATCAGTGACCGTGGATTTGCCAAACTTGATATTGCCGTTGCCAAAGGCAAAAAACTGTATGATAAGCGGGAAGACATGAAGAAGAAGGATATGCAACGGGAGATGGATAGGGGAAAGTAGATAGTAGATAGTAGATAGTAGACAGTAGATAGTAGATAGTAGATAGTAGATAGTAGATAGTAGATAGTAGACAGTAGATAGTAGATAGTAGACAGTAGATAGTAGACAGTAGATAGTAGACAGTAGACAGTAGCGCTTTTCGCCAATGACCAATGACTATTGTCTATTAACTATTGACCAATAACCATTATCTAATTACCATGACCCCATTAACAAAAAAAGCCCCCCGATACCGGAGGGCTTTTTGGTTATTGGGTAATCTCCATTAGAAATGGAAGTTCAATCTCAGGGTACCTGAACCCGTTCCGGACAGGTTTTGGTCCACATCAATTGCCATACCGCCGGATTTACCGCCTTCAATGGTTTGGTTTCCTGCGTTATTTGTACCTGGGTTGAAGCTCTCAGTGGTGTAAGAAGATGCAC includes these proteins:
- a CDS encoding tetratricopeptide repeat protein; protein product: MFKTALSILICTFVSLSVIGQDVQQLRDEASVFFAKGNLKSALKSIDKALKIDTTDCELFRIKAFYLDENNQSREAYDLLTKTISKFPKVSGLFLDRGNIFLAWDDYNGAASDFGKAFEYAENDTMRRLAIMNRGVAKLRRRQFESAYEDLMTAYKYDTNDLATLINLGGICDEIGRGDETLTYLLKAVQVDSTNPGPYVNIGFKYQHMGEYEKSIPYFDKALKLNPNEPLSYSNRSYSKLKSGDLKGAMQDIEKSLKLYPNNSWAYKNRGLIFLEQGEKDKACADFRTSLNLGFTTNYGPEVEQLIEEHCEN
- a CDS encoding aminodeoxychorismate/anthranilate synthase component II yields the protein MRILIFDNYDSFTYNLVHMVQRLGYHDLDVFRNDKITVDEAAAYDKILLSPGPGIPSEAGILLDLIRTHAATKSILGVCLGHQAIGEVFGATLVNIPQVMHGVSTTASVTDPEEVLFRHVPQPLTIGRYHSWIVGKENFPDVLKVTAVDDDGNIMALRHKDYDVRGVQFHPESVLTENGETMIRNWLEHKGN
- a CDS encoding class I SAM-dependent methyltransferase is translated as MVEIVRLSEPLPVSMSNDWYDMATQDHFWIQWRFRSFQRLYGAYLKPGMKLLEIGCGNGVVRDQVEKAYDVTVDATDLNMFALEKAGKGRGRLLTYNVFDRHPDMVGAYDAVLLMDVIEHIDNDQAFLEACLDHLKPGGRVLINVPAFQWLYSRYDKEDGHVRRYNKNEISALFKRTGLSGASFSYWGFTALPVILARKGVLLFMKDRFVVAGFQPPGMMADVFLRFLMWIDLHLLRWCWRIGGSSLMATGISK
- a CDS encoding gliding motility-associated C-terminal domain-containing protein yields the protein MFRLRISIVSGLLLMMAYVPVLKGQDVCSDTSRFCITTAFTPNGDGVNDVWFIQQLETYPGTMVRVFNTAGKEVFESMSYNNDWSGADSGGEQLPAGPYLYVVVQGVTGKQFSGTLLIIHARE
- a CDS encoding M23 family metallopeptidase translates to MNRLLLIIIAGACTTPPDNTSTVEIDTETSMHDSFEEPEYVRWFNESDALIADGFDFPVGRPDARGYYNAQKFGENDHLGDDWNGVGRGNTDLGDTVYAVANGRVSFVQDEGAGWGNVIRIIHRFERPDTEEYVESLYAHLDTMLVNELAWVQRGSPIGTIGTAHGAYLAHLHLELRDSVGMDLGGGYSSETNGYKDPTAFIRQNRP
- a CDS encoding anthranilate synthase component I family protein gives rise to the protein MEASTETAVYTFKTQHRKLLADTFTPVGMYLQLRDKFPNSLLLESSDYHGNENAFSYICCDPIATFRVEDETIHERFPDGDSRAAAIANRSQVVDALSEFAASFEQDKAPKGMISNGLFGYMCYDAVRYYEDIELKNKVAEGKKIPDLMYGVYRYIIAVNHFNNEVNIFEHLTDGQESRIDQVISLVKNKNFATYRFQKTGEEESNFTDEAYKEIVAKGKEHCHRGDVFQIVLSREFSRGFKGDEFNVYRTLRSVNPSPYLFYFDYGNFKIFGSSPEVQIVVKDGTASIFPIAGTFRRTGDDQADQKAALDLMEDPKENAEHVMLVDLARNDLSRNCADVHVETFKEIQYYSHVIHLVSKVSGKLNAGVSPLRVVAETFPAGTLSGAPKHMAMQLIDQYERGGRSFYGGCLGYLGFNGDFNHAIMIRSFLSKNNRLYYQAGAGIVEKSVEESEKNEVKNKLAALNNALAKAEEL
- a CDS encoding PorP/SprF family type IX secretion system membrane protein; the protein is MKSKRNRLLLFLILTGVVAPLAVNAQLYPVRGSYLFNDYYLNPATTGSKIFNPFWLSYQKPNPGLDNSPVHQSVSYHSLISGPPNHRTMGMGGGLEYHGIGPVSYTRLQLSYAYHAEVKRRYNKCAFGLALGATHYAIQKDKLVVADMNDPLIMEMTSTEMRWNASVGMLFYSDRYGSQRYTTDTYHLGWSVMNILGPGEKSGNGSFNSQDQSTQVVLSGAYGRRFKKVWMIEPLMLIRMGAAGFQADITTRVYYHYMDNANVWTGLSLRTGDAFAPVFGLTHQNVSVGYAFEIPVSDIRAYTSPAHAIHIGILMNRRLIKTL
- a CDS encoding glycosyltransferase family 2 protein, translating into MHPAISIIIPLYNEEEVFPLLKERLQGIMKSPDYSLEIVMVDDGSTDSTPALMEQLAVEDGRFQAVFLSRNFGHQQALSAGLMHVRATEAVMIIDGDLQDPPELVFDFFRKLKEGYDVVYAVRRKRKEGLLKKLAYFLFYRIQRRMTNIRIHADSGDFCMMSTRVVRILNDMPEDNRFLRGMRSWVGFKQYGFEYERAERKAGRSKYSLRMLVNLAYNGIFNFSALPIRFITSLGLYAILLSLGYLTYTLVRKFWFDDVPSGFTGILVAIIMLGGVQLISIGVVGEYVVRIFQQTKGRPRFIVKEHIVDQKSVTGI
- the smpB gene encoding SsrA-binding protein SmpB, encoding MSNPVHIKNRKAGFEYHLLEKFTAGMVLTGSEIKSIRAGKANLNDAFCAVLSNELWVRNMHIAPYEHAGYAGHEEKRDRKLLVKRRELEKIEKLLKDQGLTIIPLALFISDRGFAKLDIAVAKGKKLYDKREDMKKKDMQREMDRGK